The Lathyrus oleraceus cultivar Zhongwan6 chromosome 5, CAAS_Psat_ZW6_1.0, whole genome shotgun sequence genome includes the window tgtaatttcttaatggcttttacatattcctcttttgtgcgaaatgtgtctccttgtttcaaagatccttgcataTGCACGTAAGGAATGTACCATACATCTGTtgaaggttcatctgaacccaaattcaaccttgtcatgtgttggggtgggaagtatacatgacttgctggtattgactcctcttcctcatcagcgttcaccattgaatcaaccatgatctcgacttcttcttcttcgtcatctggaacattcacctcagcttgttcatgatcagtctcacaaaacacttgtgattgatcaatgaactgagacacATGTTGctgatgtggtaatatatacaactttatatcattgtaaccggattgttcgtgactgacaaaatatgttgaacatcgtcatcatctcaaatcttcttttgataaaattttacctggttttctgcaaaccaaaccggatttttatagatgatttgaCCCACATTactgcactgcaatttcttttctattctttgtttcagtAGTGAAAgatttgatcgtcgatttattgtaaaccgagttacctctgtgttttgaaaataaaaacCGAACAATTGATGATtaaatatttcaccttcgacatgggcactgatcatgtaatgttgtgtggaagacattttgTTCAAATATTAAATATGTAAATTTCTTTATTGGAATTATTGGTAAGTTGTTCATCTGCACAACATAAATAGTGTTGCATTGATCACTTGGTCATTGTCAgtacagacttgaccatgcatgcagtaAAAAGAATCTATCATGAAGTGACAAGagtgacaagaacacacatgcgcCCAGGGAATCCAGGAATCTCTGAACCAAGGAATCCTTGTGCCCTAATATTCCCAACATacgcccattccctaggcgccataaagtaaATTGGGtgccaagaggaagggcgcccCTTCACAAAAATTGTACCAAGGCGCCACTAGGAAGGATGCCCCTTCCCATTGCCCTACATTAAGCCGCCAAGATGAAGGGCGCCTCTTCCTATGGATGTGGATTCTTCACATGCGCATAGAACAAAGATTCTTCACATGGTTTCTGCATTTTGTCATTCCATTGTCTTCTTTTTCCATTGCATGCAACCAATCCCATTCTTCTTAGGTtgcaaacctactcactcattcatctataaatagactctcatatcaacaatatcaaatcatcttcatcaatacttAATTATATTCTTCTTTGTCACATTAATCCTCTACCACACTCAAGCTCTACAAAATCAAAATCATGTCTGTgttgactatgggtgatgaacacaGAGGCACACTCAAGAATATCTAggcatttgtatgttatctctctctttttactttttctgtttttagtcttatacctttgttatctatgtttttcttacttcttATAGAGTTGTGTTTGTGgattatgtatttcttcttcttattgtattttcttacttttttgttattaggatccgaaacgttttagatgtcgtgtacatgaatatgtaccccacgatcctttaatagaaccatatattagaggatgtggatttgaAAATCTACTCAACATTGTTTCGAACTtggtggactacaagttcattctggctttgttggcgaggtggagacccgagacccacacatttcaccttctgattggtgagtgtaccgtcacacttgaggacgtgtacatgttgttgggtctccgtatagatggaaaggccgtgaatggtagagttaaccaagacaacaatatctgcaatgaattactcgatgcccctttgttagacgacgaaactgagggagacacatcTGGTCAAGtaagggggcaaggtataaatttaaaataccttaaacaatattatgaCAGTATAGTATTGTCTgaagattcaaccgagtatgagaaaataataaaagctcgatgttatattatgatttttattggtaattttttgtttccagaaagtacaggtaattatgtaaatataatgtatttacctttactatgcaacattaataaggtaaacacttatagttggggtACAGCTGTGTTGacccatctatatagtgcaatgtgtaaaactgcaaaaaagaatacttCTACTTTTTTTTATGTgcgtatttgcttcaagcttggggttggtcaagaatgtcgtcgctcgccccgataaataAGCGCCCTTTCatgttcccgtttgcaaccaaATAAGTCTAACACTTTATCATTTACCATatagttaattatattttatattataattaacagtaaataatatttttcacttcttttttatctaaggtggtcagtaagggggatgaactacaataggtttccgaaacacgctattgtagtctatcgcaatctattggaccacattggacatgacgatgtaataatcctacccacctatattttaatttaaaaatacttctcaaattattttccatttaatcgtctcgtattgttttacagtttatctggaggccatatctgggtctggatcatgatgtgaaccatgacgatgctgcagtttggacagcgaagacaccgattatccaattcactacggtggaaatgcaccagagtgaccgggtcaaaTTGCAGTTCAgaatgctacaacagattccagaatctcccacgtgtttggggaattggcatcaaaaaagggttgatgcacaatgggatttttctaactggagagactttgcaaaagagatgtgtcgtcaatggaggaatcgataacaacacatcttaaacgaaccagtcatccatggtgcaagaccgacttaacaatatatggcatggtttaggtcggtaacaactcaacaatttgtatctgagccgcaatatttgatggatccacgccaacttgcttcgtcatcgtacgccccacaacaattccccacccaacaccaatgtgaaccgACCTAGACCCAACAAtcaaccacacaacatcaaccaaccacatacacacaacaaccaaacacccaacctcgcaacccgTTCAGGCCAAtcacccaacaaccaaccatccaacgtcgcaatccattcataccacccacccaaacacaaaaccaagaatcaaaccccgcaaccacaaccgtctatagcccaaatgattcatatgggtcacttcatcgtagcaCCCCACCAATGACTACCCAAACATCCCATCAACATAgcacccaaccattgtttaactatagtacgccccatgaaccattgcttcgtttccaaaagactcaatgacccaatttgggaaactataccgtccccaattcacccaaccccaacgacctaactacgatgacatggcaccgaactccattacggaagcgtcgttggccagagcccctccggatattgggagcaaatgatgacacatctgtcaaataccgtTGGAACTTTCACTGGACCTTCCCACCAGCCATCGCTCGATaaggtcagcacacaaagacctcaaacacctcaagaaaatagtgggagacctcggagacaaactaacACACCTGAATGTGAAACAGAGGGACGCTATAATCGGGTcggtcattagtttattgtcagtccaatgtaaccaattattacatcatcaataaatttatttttttccattactatttcttatttattaaataatgaaaattaataattaataattaaaaaaattaaaaaactaaaaaattaaaaaaaatttaaaaaatatatataagggggtgtatgcgccagatgaattgacgcatATACCAACCAAATGCACCTAGGCGTCACTAGCATTGGCGTCTTCTCATGAAGGTCAATGCATGCGACactagcattgacgcctcctcatgagaAGCCCAATGCATGCGTTAATGCTATTGGCGTCTCCTCTTAATTGTCGTCTCATTGTTCACACACACCGAGTATTAACTAATGTTAATTGAGTTAAACATAAAATAACCTTTTAATGATTTAAATTCACGCATTTAAGTGACATTTAATTCCACAGTAgtttttaataatttttaaatCAATATTTAAGTTCATTAACACTATAAAATACAAGTACTTATCAAATTGGTTGGTTGCTTGTCATTTTAGAAAGAGAATTCGAGAGAAAACACAAAATTAAACAAAACATTTTTCATCCGTATTTTTTTATTATCTATCAGTGAATAAAATCTCAACTCTTAAATAGAGCAAATTTcataattaattaaaaaacaGAATTAAATATTCATGAATAATATACAACTAAACTCAATTTTTTTGATAGAATAAACAAAGGTTACATTTTCTTGAAAGAATGTAGGATTACATGGAATATAAAATCTAAAAATAAATGAAACAAAATTTGACTATTTTATTCCTTAATCATTCCACTAGTTAATTTTTGGTGGAATAAGGATTAAGATGAGAAGAGAGCAAACATTAATATAGAACTGAAAGAGAAGAGTCTCCATAACAAAAATCTTTAAAGTTTCAAGTGTTTCTCCATAATCGAGACAAGGGTGAATTATTCAATATATTGATGTTTAAGTATGGGGAATAATGGGGATTCCTTAACCCATTTtcccttttcttttctttcattGATGTGCAAAACCTCTCTAGATTTTTATTATATAATTTTCAGTTATGCTCTATTAACTATGTAATTTATACGAATTTATGTGTTTAATTCGGATTTTTGATATTTATGAATATATGTGAAGATTTGATGAATATGATGATGGTTACATGATTAATTGATTATATATGCGCTGAATCTGAGTGTTTTTATACGTTAAATGCTATATGAATCATGTATGATAATTTATATGCGTTGAGGTCTTCGAGCAATTTCTGATTTTCTGATTTGTTTATTGTTGTTTGATAAAGATTGATAAGAAAAAGTGTTGAGTTATTGAGTTAATTGGTGAATGTCTCATGAGGAGGAATTGTTGATGTTGAGATGTTTAGGTTCGATGAAACCAAACCAGTGACGAGTATAGAAGTTGGAGGTCTGGATGAGATTTTCAtatttcttttagcattcatGCATCATGTATATTGGAGTTAGGTAGGACTTTGGTTCATTGACGGGGAGGACTTCGGTCTAGTGACGAGGAGGATCTTAGTCCAGTGACGAATTAGATACCTCAGAAACATATCTTTATGGAATGCTTGCAATTTTTTTTGCAGAGAGTGGACTAGAAGTCCTTCTAGATAAAGCTCTCATATTTTTATGAAGGACGCTTTATCAGAATGCATGCTTTGTTAGAAGAAATGAGAAAAGAGATTGTTACGATAGAATCTGTCAAAGACCCGGAAGAAGAAGTCGATTATGGGATCAAAAGGATGTGTATGATGTATTGGAGGATGTATATATGAAAATGGATGAAATATAAGTAATATAAATATGTTACTAATCATTATTCTAATTTTGTTTTTTAGGGAAGTGAATGTTACTACACAGACTCGGTTCATTAATTTCAGATCATGTATTGTTATGTTGCATAGGGTGTTATAAATCTGACTGGGTGAAGATTGAGAGTGAAAGTGGAGGTGATCATTACAACTTTTCATTTGAATACAACAAAACTATGTATTAGTTTTTTTGCCTTAATCTTATCTTCGAACCACAAATGCAATTGCTCGAGTTTGATTATTTATACTTAAAAGCACAATAAAAGGGCAAAGAGTCGATTGGTATTATCTTGTATACTTGCTTTTGCTTTTACGGGCTTTTACTTTTTATAGATCTTCCTAATTTTATTCAGTTTTTTTGGCAATTGACCATTTCCATCTTTTCCATTTGAGTAATGAGCCTTTCTATAAATTGAACTAACATCAATTTTTAAAAAGAAGTTCCTTCAAGGGCTAGAATCATTTTTATGAAAAGATTCAAAAACCAAAGAAACTTAAAAGTTTATACTACTGAAATTGTCAAGGTACCAGTTTACAACACGTTTCTATTCTAGAATTGAATCTCAAAGTTGCATTAGAAAGGTAAACATGATCTAATAACTCACCACTCAACACTTTCAAGGATTCTAGTGAAAAAGTGTTGTGTTCTTGAACATGTTATATGAGATTTCAATACTTGGTAAGGTTTGTAGTCAAACCAAATCCAAATGGAAAAAGAGGATCATAATGTTTATCACCAACGTTCATTGGTAGCTGGTCAACTGTCTTGAACCACGTCCTCGCCAGCTTGCCGGTGAATGCAAAGTCGCCATAGAGAACATCAGCAACACCTTGGCCTTCAGTGCCAGGTAGCCATGCAGCTACAAGTGCATCAATTTTTGATAGATATGGCTGAATCACAACCGGGCGCCCAGTGACGAGAACAACGACACATTGAATGTAGCCGCATACATTGGTGATGGTGCTTGGACCTGGTTCAGCTATTGTTAGATTCAAACTGTCACCAAATGTCTCAGCATAAGGTGGTTCTCCCACAACGACTATGGCATAGGAAAATTTGTTTGACTTGATAAAATTAGCATCAGGATTTTCATTGTAGACAACTTTGGTTGCAGGTTCAACTGTTTGTTTTATCGCATCAAGGATGGTTGTACCTGTTATCAAATATTAACTCTATTAGATGTTATGTAATTTTTCGACAAAGGAAGCTATAATAGAGACTTAAATGAAACGTTTCGACTTACCAGATGTAAGATCACTACCGGTAAGCCCTTGCCATGTAATTGTCCACCCACCACATTGATTACCCAAATTGTCAGCATGACTTCCTGCAACCAATATTTTTGAAGCTTTCTTGGGAAGAGGAAGCAGTGGCTTATGAGCAGATTTACCATTCTTTAACAACACTAGGGATTTCCTAACAGCTTCTCTAGCTAACTCTCTATGTTCCTGTTTAAGACACGATATACGATCAACAAAACAAACTCTTTTCATACACGAGGTTTCTGACACATGTTCAAATGATATTCATAAGAAAATGTACCTTGCTACCCAATTGGTTTGCGAGGCTTAGATCAGCGAGTGGATTTTCAAAAAGGCCCATGGTAAATTTTACTCTTAAGATTCTTGCTACAGCATCATTAATCCTGCTCACCGGGATAATATTGTTCTTAACTTGATAGGTCAGGTCATCAATGAACTCAGTAAAGTTATAGGGAACCATAATCTGCAAAAAATGTGAATTTTAAATAGAAAGTAATCTCCAAATACTAAACTCCAAGACTATAGAAACACTTTTTGTTTCTTATTTTACTTCTTGAAGTGAAAAAAATATTTACCATATCAATTCCAGCACTAACACCAGCTTCAACAGAGTATGAATAGTTAGCATCAGGAGGAGATGTAATTCGGTCAATACCCTGCCAATCTGATATGACGAAACCCTGAAAGATGCAAGAAAAATTACATGATATGTACCGATTATCATCtgtatttttcttaaatataaaACCATTTTGTTAACATTAGAAACGATGTCGATAAATTTTATTACCCTGAACCTCAGTTTGTCCTTGAGGTAACCAGTGACCAGATCCCGGTTAGCATGCATTTTCTTCCCATTCCAGCTAGTGTAGGAGATCATAACTGTTGAAACACCCTTGATAACAGAGTCATAGTATGCCGGCATGTGAATTCCAAGCAATCCTTTGTAGTTTATCAAAGTATTGTTCTCATTGATACCCTTGTTTGTGCCACCATCTCCCACAAAGTGCTTGGCACAAGCTGCAACCTTGTTCCTGGGTCAAAGTAATTCAAATGAAGGGGCATTTTTTTCAGCTCTATGCATTCATACAATAAATGAGCTGCTATTCATGATTTATTTTAATATGAAAATTGGAAATTTTGTATTCAAAAAATAAGACACGGAGAAACATTAAATCTAAACACATTGTATCCTAATTATAAGAACATGGCATGCATGCTTTATTGCCAAGGCTTTTTGAGTAATAAAGTCCTTAATATATACTTTAGCATTTAATATCTATGTTAGTGTGTGTGAGTGCGCGCACTTGATCGTTTTCACATTTTAGATGGTACAGCCAtaggaatgcaaaaggtggtgaGCCCAACTATCTAAATGATCAGAAAAACCCAAATGTGTAGGACCATCATAATGGTATAGGACCATCCAAAAAGCAGCTTTTGGACTCTCACCATCTTTTATATTTCTTTTTCTTCCCCCTTTTATTTTTATGAATTCAAAATTCAATGGAACATAACCTTTATCTACTATAAATAATTAAGAAAAGGTATAaatacaatatatatatataatgatgTTACCAAGAAACTTTAGGTATGAATGTTCAAAAGAATTTATAAATGTATTTCATGTTCTGAAATATTTCCTAGCAATTAAACAAGCCCGTCATAAAAAATCACCAACCGTACAACTAGAAGACTAAGGACCATAAAATTTTCTTTTCAAAACAAAACTTGAGACAAGAACCTTACTTTCCAGCAACAAAGGGTGTCCCTTTCCTGGAGTTTCCAGGAATATCTCCTTGCAGACCAGGTATAATTTCAGTCATAGTTCGAACAATCTGAGGATCTTCACTATAGCTTTCGTAGCAACGTCCCCACCTAGGATCTCTGCAAACCTGTTGTTAATGAATAGTCCATCAACATATCAGCAAACTTGATCAATGTTATACGTGATTCATTTCAAACAACACTATATTGAAATACTGCTTCGTTACCGCAATACATGGAGCAAAAACATATGGAATTCCTGTAGCTCTAACTTCAAGGGCAGTTGCTTCTCCAATCTTTTTAATTAGCACCGGATCCCTAATAACAAAACAGCAGATCCCATTACCAATTTACAATAAAAGCAAGAAAATTCTGGGTTTGTGATTTATCAAAAAGGTTTGCATCTTCAAATATAGTAACTTTCAACAACGGTATTACTTCATTAGAATTTGGAAAAACAAGATCCTTTCGGTTAACGATGCTACGCAttctttgttttttatttaatCATTTCATGACTAGTCAAATTCCTGCAATATACATATAAACTTGCCTGGTAACTCCTAGCCCAACATTGTGAGGAAAAATAGTAGCATTGTAGACATTATTGTGACCATGAACAGCATCTATCCCATAAATCATCGGTATCCCAAGGGGAGTAGATAAAGCTGCATTTTGGATCTGATTCACCATTTTCACCCAAGTCTCCGCTGATGCTTTTGGAGCTGGAACACTCCCTCCCCCACTCAGCACACTCCCTACATATCCAGAATATCACTTTACTAAagcaaaacaacaacaaaaaaacatataaaaCCCTAACACAGACACAAGACACGACACCGATGATGTAGTGACACTGACACCGCCTTTACACAAGTCTATGAAACACTCAGATTGAGAAAACATGACAGCGTCAAACAATACAAGAAACTAGATTTGAGTGGTTTTACCAATGAAGTACTTGCTTATGGCATCAGGAGTAGCAACACTCCTTTCAACCTGAGTCATTTGACCTATCTTTTCCTCCAGAGTCATTCTACTCAACAAGTCTTTGATTCTTCTACTCAATGGCACTTTAGGGTCTTTATACTTTCTATACTCTGCTTCTGAAAATGAAACCAGAAAGCACAGCAGCAGAACACACAAAATAGGGATTGAAAATTTCCCCATTTCAAATCCTCAACAACCAAAATATATAACCAATCTGCAAATATAGCAAACAGAATCAAATtaatcaacaaaaaaaaacaaaatcaaTTTCAACAAATGGATCAATGAGTAAGCACAATGGAGCATTAAAGAAAGTTGACATTTGAGCTACATTTACATGAAATTTGAAAGCtaacaaaacaaaacaaaaaaaaactgAAATGTTATAGTGaactgaaaaagaaaaagaaaaagggaaCTTGTGTACCTTAGAAAAAGCTCAATGAAGGTGAAGAGAAAAAACTAGATTCAAAAATCTACAATTTGGTGAAGTGGTTTTAAGGTAGTGGGGGAAGAACAAGGTAGTAGTACTAAATAGTAAATAAATGTAGAGAGAGAAACTAGAGAGAGAAAATATCCCACAGTAGTGCTGGGGTCCATGCAACTAGTGTTTTTGCTATTTTTACTTTTGAAGTTTGAAGAACAAAGTTGAATAACTTTTATGTATATGTTATTAGATACTTCAAATTAATCATAGTatttttagttttgaaaattttGGGAACTTTAATTTTATTGAAGCTTATTTAATGTTACATATTAgtattttttgttaaaaaaatgTATTATCATTTATAATGTTTTAAATAGATTTTTTAATTTGTTTATAGTATTAAAATTAATCTTAGTTATGTGTATTATTGATAAGATATTATTCAATTGCATTTATTTTTCAAGACTTTTTGACAAGTTTTgcataaaaaaacaaaaaactcTTTGGCAAGttttgtaaaaaaaacaaaaagcTTTTTGACATGTTGATAGAGCGTTGGACCGAAACACATGCTTATTAGTCGCCGGTGGAAAAGGAGTTTCCACTTCCCAGCTTCATTTGATTGTTTTTTTGTTAA containing:
- the LOC127083482 gene encoding uncharacterized protein LOC127083482 — its product is MGKFSIPILCVLLLCFLVSFSEAEYRKYKDPKVPLSRRIKDLLSRMTLEEKIGQMTQVERSVATPDAISKYFIGSVLSGGGSVPAPKASAETWVKMVNQIQNAALSTPLGIPMIYGIDAVHGHNNVYNATIFPHNVGLGVTRDPVLIKKIGEATALEVRATGIPYVFAPCIAVCRDPRWGRCYESYSEDPQIVRTMTEIIPGLQGDIPGNSRKGTPFVAGKNKVAACAKHFVGDGGTNKGINENNTLINYKGLLGIHMPAYYDSVIKGVSTVMISYTSWNGKKMHANRDLVTGYLKDKLRFRGFVISDWQGIDRITSPPDANYSYSVEAGVSAGIDMIMVPYNFTEFIDDLTYQVKNNIIPVSRINDAVARILRVKFTMGLFENPLADLSLANQLGSKEHRELAREAVRKSLVLLKNGKSAHKPLLPLPKKASKILVAGSHADNLGNQCGGWTITWQGLTGSDLTSGTTILDAIKQTVEPATKVVYNENPDANFIKSNKFSYAIVVVGEPPYAETFGDSLNLTIAEPGPSTITNVCGYIQCVVVLVTGRPVVIQPYLSKIDALVAAWLPGTEGQGVADVLYGDFAFTGKLARTWFKTVDQLPMNVGDKHYDPLFPFGFGLTTNLTKY